The window GAGCTCGATCCGATTGCGGAGGATCCTTTCGTCACGGCAGGCGAATTCGCCCTCGGCGTCCTTGAGGGATCCGAGCTTGCGGCTGCCCAGCGCCGCCAGTGGACCGATCGCAATTTTGCGGACGCGGTTGATTGGTGGAACATCCGGTTGGCCTCAATGGGCGAGGCGACCGAGGCTCTATTACCTTCTGAGGCAGTCTGGCGCGGGATCGAAGCTGAAATTGGGCGTATCCAGGACGATAGAGCAGAACCCATTGCCCTGCAGCCGGCCAGCAGGCAACCGGCGCCCTGGAGCGTTGCCACGGCACTTGCAGGTGCCGCACTCGCTGCCGTTGCACTAGCTTTCTTCCTCACTCGGCCGAGCAGTCTGCCCCCTAGCGCACCACCCATCATCGAAGCGCGTGGGCCGCAACTGGTCGCGCAGCTGCAGGACGAGGAAAGCGGTCGCAAGCTCGCCGGACTTATTGATGCCCGAAACAATCGTCTGTCACTCAAGATTGCCGGCCTTGAACCGGAGGCTGGCCAGGCGCCCGAGCTCTGGGTCATTCCAGTTGGAGGCACGCCGATATCGCTCGGATACATTCCGCAGCGGGGAGAATTCTCTAGGGGACTTTCATCCGACGAGGCGGCGCTTATGCGCGAGGGCGCGACCCTCGCAGTGACCTTCGAAGAGGATATTGGTACCAGACATGAGGCGCCCACGCCGCCGATCCTGCTGGCAGGGACGCTCGACCAAGTGTGATCGCACCGTTCGAAAATCCAATTTATTTCGAACTCTATTCAAATACTTAAGAACAATATTTCTGGTTAACCGCATCCGATCGTCAGGCTGCGGGGTAGCTGCTTGCGTCATTCATCATGAACGACAGGCTGTGACCCGTAGGTCTGCGTGGCGAAACAGGGACGATCCGCATTGGCGCATCGACTTCGCTGCAAGGGGGGATCGACGTCGATCAGCTTTCTGGTCCGAAATCAGAAAGGGAATTTTATCCATGACCAAGCAATTCAAACAGACGCACCTTGTCGCGCTGCTGGCCGGCAGCGCCATGCTCACATTTGGCGCTCCCGCGCTCGCGGACACCACACCGGATTGCAACGATGGCACCGCTGCTGAATCCACTGAATGTGGCACCGATGCCGATACGGCTGGTGCCGCAGGGGCCACGGCTGTGGGCAATGGCGCGACCGCGACGGGCACGGACGCAGTCGCCATCGGAGGCGACGATGCGGGCACCGATCCTGCCACGGCTAGCGCACCTTCGAGCGTTGCGATCGGCGGTGAAAGCGATGCTACCACACCAGGGGCAACAGCGCTCGGCTGGCAAGCACAAGCAACCGGAATGATGGGAACCGCAGTCGGCCACCAGTCGACGGCCTCGGGCGACCAGAGTTTCGCCGGTGGAGAGG is drawn from Qipengyuania oceanensis and contains these coding sequences:
- a CDS encoding anti-sigma factor domain-containing protein, whose product is MADELDPIAEDPFVTAGEFALGVLEGSELAAAQRRQWTDRNFADAVDWWNIRLASMGEATEALLPSEAVWRGIEAEIGRIQDDRAEPIALQPASRQPAPWSVATALAGAALAAVALAFFLTRPSSLPPSAPPIIEARGPQLVAQLQDEESGRKLAGLIDARNNRLSLKIAGLEPEAGQAPELWVIPVGGTPISLGYIPQRGEFSRGLSSDEAALMREGATLAVTFEEDIGTRHEAPTPPILLAGTLDQV